The Pantoea vagans genome includes a window with the following:
- a CDS encoding endonuclease/exonuclease/phosphatase family protein, with product MPQITQGFSFKVLTINTHKGFTSFNRRFILPELRDAVRETSADIVFLQEVMGTHAIHSLHIENWPEHSHYEYLADTMWHDFAYGRNAVYPEGHHGNAILSRFPIIEYENLDISVAGSEKRGMLHCQIRLPDRPQPLHVICVHLGLKEHHRQTQMKMMSEHIAALPHDAPLVVAGDFNDWQVRANRFLKRSAGLEEVFSMKNGHPARTFPARFPLLRLDRIYIRNATVSHPWALPVKPWSHLSDHAPLAVEILL from the coding sequence ATGCCACAAATCACGCAAGGATTTTCATTTAAAGTCCTGACGATCAATACCCACAAAGGGTTCACCAGCTTTAATCGCCGCTTTATCCTGCCGGAATTGCGTGACGCCGTCCGCGAAACCTCAGCGGATATCGTCTTCCTGCAAGAGGTGATGGGCACCCACGCTATCCATTCGCTGCACATCGAAAACTGGCCAGAACACTCTCATTACGAGTATCTGGCTGACACCATGTGGCATGATTTTGCCTATGGCCGTAATGCGGTTTATCCTGAAGGACACCACGGGAACGCGATATTGTCACGTTTTCCGATTATTGAATATGAAAACCTCGATATTTCTGTGGCAGGAAGTGAAAAACGCGGCATGTTGCACTGCCAGATTCGCTTGCCTGACCGTCCGCAGCCACTGCATGTCATTTGCGTTCATCTGGGCTTAAAGGAACACCATCGCCAGACGCAGATGAAAATGATGAGTGAGCACATCGCCGCGCTGCCGCATGATGCGCCGCTGGTGGTGGCCGGTGATTTTAACGACTGGCAAGTTCGTGCCAATCGTTTTCTGAAACGCAGCGCCGGCCTTGAGGAAGTATTCAGCATGAAAAACGGCCACCCGGCGCGCACCTTTCCGGCCCGTTTTCCCCTGTTGCGCCTTGATCGCATTTACATCCGCAACGCCACGGTCAGCCATCCTTGGGCGCTGCCGGTCAAACCCTGGTCACATCTTTCCGATCACGCCCCGCTGGCAGTGGAGATCTTGCTATGA
- the dusC gene encoding tRNA dihydrouridine(16) synthase DusC — MRVLLAPMEGVLDSLVRELLSGVNDYDLCVTEFLRVVDQLLPVKSFWRLCPELHNSSRTPSGTRVRMQLLGQYPEWLAENAARAVELGSWGVDLNCGCPSKLVNGSGGGATLLKDPELIYRGAKAMREAVPAHLPVTVKVRLGWDSGERRFEIADAVQQAGASELVVHGRTKEEGYRAESINWQAIGEIRQRLSIPVIANGEIWSWQDAQDCLRITGCDAVMLGRGALNIPNLGRVVKYNEAPMPWFEVVELLLKYTQLEKQGDTGMYHVARIKQWLGYLRKAYDEADGLFSEIRTLRVSAEIATAIERHAQQLTAHA, encoded by the coding sequence ATGAGGGTTTTACTGGCGCCGATGGAGGGCGTGCTGGATTCGCTGGTGCGTGAGCTGCTCTCCGGGGTGAATGATTATGATCTGTGCGTCACCGAGTTTTTGCGTGTGGTCGATCAACTGTTGCCGGTAAAATCCTTTTGGCGTTTGTGTCCTGAGCTGCACAACAGCAGCCGCACCCCTTCCGGCACGCGTGTGCGTATGCAGCTACTTGGGCAGTATCCCGAGTGGCTGGCAGAAAACGCTGCGCGTGCGGTGGAACTCGGTTCCTGGGGCGTGGATCTCAACTGTGGTTGCCCGTCAAAGCTGGTTAACGGCAGCGGCGGTGGGGCGACGCTGCTGAAAGATCCTGAGCTGATCTATCGCGGTGCCAAAGCGATGCGTGAAGCGGTGCCTGCCCATCTACCGGTAACGGTTAAAGTACGCCTGGGCTGGGATTCCGGTGAGCGCCGCTTCGAGATTGCCGATGCGGTACAGCAAGCTGGGGCCAGTGAACTGGTGGTGCATGGCCGTACCAAAGAAGAAGGCTACCGCGCTGAAAGCATCAACTGGCAGGCGATTGGTGAGATTCGCCAGCGCCTGTCGATTCCGGTGATCGCCAACGGCGAGATCTGGAGCTGGCAGGATGCGCAGGATTGTCTGCGCATCACCGGTTGTGATGCGGTGATGTTAGGGCGCGGTGCGCTCAACATCCCCAACCTCGGCCGTGTGGTGAAGTACAATGAAGCGCCCATGCCATGGTTCGAGGTGGTTGAACTGCTGCTGAAATACACCCAGTTAGAGAAGCAGGGTGATACCGGCATGTACCACGTGGCGCGCATAAAACAGTGGCTGGGCTACCTGCGTAAAGCCTACGACGAGGCCGATGGGCTGTTCAGTGAAATCCGTACCTTACGTGTTTCCGCTGAGATCGCCACAGCGATTGAACGCCATGCGCAGCAACTGACCGCACACGCATAG
- the rhlE gene encoding ATP-dependent RNA helicase RhlE, which yields MSFDSLGLSADILRAVAEQGYQEPTPIQRQAIPVVLAGRDLLASAQTGTGKTAGFTLPLLQRLSANPSTARGRRPVRALILTPTRELAAQVGENVREYSQYLNIRSLVVFGGVSINPQMMKLRGGVDVLVATPGRLLDLAHQNAVDLSQVEILVLDEADRMLDMGFIHDIRRVLARLPAKRQNLLFSATFSDEIKTLAEKLLTNPEQVEVARRNTASEQVSQQVHFVDKKRKRELLSLMIGRDNWQQVLVFTRTKHGANHLAEQLNKDGITAAAIHGNKSQGARTRALADFKSGGIRVLVATDIAARGLDIEELPHVVNYELPNVAEDYVHRIGRTGRAAATGAALSLVCVDEHKLLRDIERLLKREIPRIELPGFEVDPSIKAEPIQNGRQQQGRGQGRGQGQGRGQGGNVSRPHSGHAPRPQGEARPARRQGGNAGQAAPAANSGRRRPAPKKSGNI from the coding sequence ATGTCTTTTGACTCTCTCGGCTTAAGTGCCGATATTTTGCGTGCGGTAGCGGAACAAGGCTACCAAGAACCGACGCCAATCCAGCGTCAGGCAATTCCTGTGGTACTGGCTGGCCGCGACCTGCTGGCGAGTGCTCAGACCGGTACGGGTAAAACCGCCGGCTTCACGCTGCCACTGCTGCAGCGCCTCAGTGCAAATCCTTCCACTGCGCGCGGTCGTCGCCCGGTGCGTGCACTGATCCTCACCCCAACCCGTGAACTGGCGGCGCAGGTGGGCGAAAACGTCCGTGAATACAGTCAGTACCTCAACATCCGTTCGCTGGTAGTTTTCGGCGGCGTAAGCATTAACCCGCAAATGATGAAACTGCGCGGTGGCGTCGATGTGCTGGTGGCGACGCCGGGCCGTCTGCTGGATCTGGCGCATCAAAATGCCGTCGATCTGTCACAGGTTGAAATTCTGGTACTGGATGAAGCGGACCGTATGCTCGATATGGGCTTCATCCACGATATCCGTCGTGTACTGGCGCGTCTGCCAGCCAAACGTCAGAACCTGCTGTTCTCTGCGACTTTCTCTGATGAAATTAAAACCCTGGCGGAAAAACTGCTGACCAACCCAGAACAGGTTGAAGTGGCGCGTCGCAACACCGCTTCTGAGCAGGTTTCACAGCAGGTGCATTTCGTTGATAAAAAGCGCAAGCGGGAACTGCTGTCACTGATGATTGGTCGTGATAACTGGCAGCAAGTGCTGGTGTTCACCCGGACCAAGCATGGCGCGAACCATCTGGCCGAACAACTGAACAAAGATGGCATTACCGCAGCGGCTATCCACGGTAACAAAAGCCAGGGCGCGCGTACCCGTGCGTTAGCGGACTTTAAATCTGGTGGTATTCGTGTGCTGGTGGCGACCGATATCGCCGCGCGTGGCCTGGATATTGAAGAGCTGCCACACGTGGTGAACTACGAGCTGCCAAATGTGGCTGAAGACTATGTACACCGTATCGGCCGTACCGGTCGTGCGGCGGCGACTGGTGCGGCGTTGTCGCTGGTGTGTGTCGATGAGCACAAACTGCTGCGTGACATCGAACGTTTGCTGAAGCGTGAAATTCCGCGCATCGAGTTGCCTGGCTTTGAAGTCGATCCAAGCATCAAAGCGGAGCCGATCCAAAACGGACGTCAGCAGCAAGGTCGCGGTCAGGGCCGTGGTCAAGGCCAGGGGCGCGGACAGGGCGGTAACGTTTCTCGTCCTCACAGCGGTCATGCGCCACGTCCGCAAGGCGAAGCACGTCCAGCGCGTCGTCAGGGCGGCAATGCGGGCCAGGCTGCGCCAGCAGCTAACAGCGGTCGCCGTCGTCCAGCCCCTAAGAAGAGCGGGAATATCTAA
- a CDS encoding YbhQ family protein has protein sequence MKWSNRVQIVTGQTCLHIAMHLLVIAALVWGWKHKALVEVSSTLVAAYALVFIAMLALQRSARLRRFGDSLEEVTTTYYFGAAMLTLFLISRFIHNNLLIGCLGVVMLVGPALVSLLAKEPAHRVEKKRS, from the coding sequence ATGAAATGGTCTAATCGTGTTCAGATTGTTACCGGTCAAACCTGCTTGCATATTGCCATGCACTTGTTGGTGATTGCAGCGCTGGTGTGGGGCTGGAAGCATAAGGCGCTGGTAGAAGTGAGCAGTACCCTGGTAGCCGCTTATGCGTTGGTGTTTATCGCCATGCTGGCTCTGCAGCGTAGTGCCCGTTTACGCCGATTTGGCGATTCTCTGGAAGAAGTAACGACAACCTATTACTTCGGTGCAGCGATGCTGACGCTGTTCCTGATTTCCCGCTTCATCCACAACAACCTGCTGATTGGTTGTTTGGGCGTGGTGATGTTAGTGGGACCGGCACTGGTGTCACTGCTGGCGAAAGAACCCGCGCATCGCGTGGAGAAAAAACGCAGTTAA